The following are encoded in a window of Doryrhamphus excisus isolate RoL2022-K1 chromosome 16, RoL_Dexc_1.0, whole genome shotgun sequence genomic DNA:
- the adamts1 gene encoding A disintegrin and metalloproteinase with thrombospondin motifs 1 — protein MMWLFCVSIGFVAALCVGAWEESTVVPVRLDAEPGGTLTPGETQTRVYRLDVFGEEMTLELEPDQTFLAPGFVFHVVGTPDSEPNRDDETGCFYSGTVNADEHSAAALNLCQGLRGGFYFHGQEFFIQPLNASEEENREDVHVIRRRGRAAAGEESSKCGVNEDEERVPKNLQEESGNSEQTANRRTRRFVSTPRYLEIMLVADQSMAEFHGAGLKAYLLTIMAVASRLYRHPSIHNSISLAVVKLLVVYEEERGPQVSSNAAMTLRNFCQWQRQHNPPSDRHPEHYDTAMLFTRTDLCGAHSCDTLGMADVGTVCDPDRSCSIIEDDGLQAAFTVAHELGHVFNMPHDDAQLCSGVNGPHWGSHMMASTLSNLDQQQPWSPCSALMVTTFLDNGHGQCLLDKPVKPQPLPQPLPGTVYDADHQCRLTFGDDSQHCPDLSTTCAALWCTVTTSNGLLVCQTKNSPWADGTPCGHDSYCLAGQCLTKSQAAKHQTPVNGGWGAWGPWGDCSRTCGGGVQYSFRSCDNPLPKNGGKYCEGKRIQYRSCNTETCPDTNGLSFREEQCLAHNDMSAQVSLGSGEGVEWVPKYAGVSPKDRCKLVCRAKGTGYFFVLKSKVADGTPCSPDSTSVCVQGQCVKAGCDRVIGSNQRYDKCGVCGGDGTTCKKVSGSLERARPGYQDVVTIPTGATHVDVKQRSPGNGRHDNSYLAVRRQDGTYLLNGDYKLMTMESDITLRGALLRYSGSSASLERLRSFSPLPEPLTIQVLSVGEAPRPRVKYSYFAPRPNNAASPNNNGGRRHSINAIRELGVAEWTLMEWGPCSQTCGGGMQQREVVCLDPQGRPSKDCPEELRPLASRSCASQPCPTWLLGEWSLCSKTCGRGFRKRQLRCIGHDGRTLTHDSCDSKDRPRPLLELCYQSAC, from the exons atgatGTGGCTCTTCTGTGTTTCCATCGGTTTTGTGGCCGCGCTGTGCGTCGGCGCCTGGGAAGAGAGCACCGTAGTTCCAGTCCGGTTAGACGCCGAACCGGGGGGAACCCTCACCCCAGGCGAAACGCAGACGAGGGTGTACAGGCTTGACGTGTTCGGTGAAGAGATGACTTTAGAGCTGGAGCCCGATCAGACGTTTCTCGCCCCGGGGTTTGTCTTCCACGTTGTGGGGACTCCCGACTCCGAACCGAACCGCGACGACGAGACTGGGTGTTTCTATTCCGGCACGGTGAACGCGGACGAGCACTCCGCCGCGGCGCTCAACCTGTGCCAGGGACTCAGAGGTGGATTTTACTTTCACGGCCAAGAGTTCTTCATCCAACCTCTCAATGCAAGCGAGGAGGAGAACCGGGAGGATGTGCACGTCATTCGCCGGAGGGGTCGCGCAGCTGCTGGAGAGGAGAGTTCCAAGTGTGGGGTCAATGAGGACGAGGAGAGGGTGCCGAAAAATCTGCAGGAAGAGTCTGGAAACTCAGAGCAGACAG CCAACCGCAGGACCAGACGTTTTGTTTCCACTCCTCGCTACCTGGAGATCATGCTGGTGGCCGACCAGTCCATGGCCGAGTTCCACGGCGCCGGGCTCAAAGCCTACCtcctcaccatcatggcggtgGCCTCCCGTCTCTACCGTCACCCCAGCATCCATAACTCCATCAGCTTGGCCGTGGTCAAGCTACTGGTGGTCTATGAGGAAGAGCGAGGCCCCCAGGTGTCGTCCAATGCCGCTATGACCCTCCGCAACTTTTGCCAGTGGCAGCGGCAGCACAACCCTCCCAGTGACCGCCACCCTGAGCACTATGACACCGCCATGCTCTTCACGAGGACG GATCTGTGCGGCGCTCACTCCTGTGACACTCTCGGAATGGCCGACGTTGGCACAGTGTGTGACCCCGACAGAAGCTGCTCAATCATCGAAGACGATGGACTACAAGCTGCCTTCACAGTAGCACATGAACTTG GCCATGTCTTCAACATGCCTCATGATGATGCTCAGCTTTGCTCTGGGGTTAACGGTCCCCACTGGGGCTCCCACATGATGGCCTCCACTCTGTCCAATCTTGACCAGCAGCAGCCATGGTCCCCTTGTTCCGCGCTCATGGTCACCACCTTCCTGGATAACGGCCACGGTCAGTGTCTGCTTGATAAGCCCGTCAAGCCCCAACCGCTCCCACAGCCTCTTCCCGGGACAGTCTACGACGCCGACCATCAGTGTCGCCTGACCTTCGGTGACGACTCCCAACATTGTCCGGACCTGAGCACCACCTGCGCAGCTTTGTGGTGCACAGTGACAACATCCAATGGTTTGCTAGTGTGCCAGACCAAGAACTCTCCGTGGGCTGACGGGACCCCTTGTGGACACGACAGTTACTGCCTGGCTGGACAGTGTCTCACAAAGAGCCAAGCTGCGAAACATCAG ACTCCTGTCAACGGTGGCTGGGGAGCGTGGGGGCCCTGGGGTGATTGCTCTCGAACCTGCGGTGGAGGGGTGCAATACTCCTTCCGATCTTGCGACAATCCTTTGCCtaaaaatggaggcaaataCTGTGAGGGCAAGAGGATCCAGTACCGCTCCTGTAACACCGAGACCTGCCCTGACACCAACG GCTTGTCTTTCCGGGAGGAACAGTGTCTTGCGCACAATGACATGTCAGCCCAAGTGTCTCTCGGATCAGGAGAGGGTGTTGAATGGGTTCCCAAATATGCTGGAGTTTCGCCCAAAGACCGTTGCAAGCTTGTGTGCCGGGCCAAAGGAACGGGATACTTCTTTGTCCTCAAATCTAAG GTGGCAGATGGAACACCCTGCAGTCCTGATTCCACTTCAGTTTGCGTCCAAGGTCAATGTGTCAAGGCGGGATGTGATCGTGTTATTGGCTCCAACCAACGCTATGATAAGTGCGGCGTGTGCGGCGGCGACGGAACCACCTGCAAGAAAGTGTCAGGGTCACTGGAACGTGCCAG GCCCGGGTACCAAGACGTGGTGACAATACCCACAGGTGCTACCCATGTGGATGTCAAGCAGCGTTCCCCTGGAAATGGCCGCCATGACAACAGTTACTTGGCAGTGCGCCGCCAGGATGGCACCTACCTGTTGAATGGCGATTATAAGCTAATGACCATGGAGTCAGACATCACCCTGCGAGGGGCACTGTTGCGGTACAGTGGTTCTTCCGCCAGTCTTGAGCGACTCCGCAGCTTTTCTCCTCTCCCTGAGCCTCTAACCATTCAGGTATTGTCTGTGGGGGAGGCCCCGAGGCCCCGAGTGAAGTACAGTTACTTTGCCCCGAGACCCAACAACGCTGCTTCCCCCAACAACAACGGCGGTCGGCGGCATTCCATCAACGCCATCCGAGAACTGGGCGTAGCTGAATGGACTCTGATGGAGTGGGGTCCCTGTTCCCAGACCTGCGGAGGAGGCATGCAGCAAAGAGAGGTGGTGTGTCTGGACCCCCAAGGCCGCCCGTCCAAAGATTGCCCTGAGGAGCTGCGTCCTTTGGCTTCCCGCTCTTGTGCCTCTCAGCCTTGCCCTACCTGGCTGCTCGGGGAGTGGTCTCTTTGCTCCAAGACCTGCGGCCGGGGTTTCCGCAAACGGCAACTTCGCTGCATTGGCCACGACGGCCGCACACTGACGCACGACAGCTGCGACAGCAAAGATCGTCCACGACCCCTGCTGGAACTGTGCTATCAGAGCGCCTGCTAA
- the cyyr1 gene encoding cysteine and tyrosine-rich protein 1: MENLWRGTQAVRWELLRSSLLFCAFSGVSEAQCHGCLEYCCEGSPPFCCSYYAYVGDVLSGTAISGIVFGVVFLMGAMAALFLCVCMCVKNGHGARVGVFNTSYINTVTEGYPGPPPPYTYDCELYPPPLHPPPYTPTQSEPANYSPPPPYPGCMSK; encoded by the exons ATGGAGAACCTCTGGAGGGGGACGCAGGCGGTGAGATGGGAACTGCTAAGAAGCTCGTTGCTGTTTTGTGCTTTCTCTg GTGTCAGTGAGGCCCAGTGTCATGGCTGTCTGGAGTACTGCTGTGAAGGCTCGCCACCATTCTGCTGCTCCTACTACGCCTATGTTGGGGATGTCCTTTC GGGCACTGCCATCTCTGGGATCGTGTTCGGCGTGGTGTTTCTGATGGGAGCGATGGCGGCCTTGTTCCtgtgtgtctgtatgtgtgtgaaaaatGGACACGGTGCCAGGGTGGGCGTGTTCAACACCTCATACATCAACACTGTGACTGAGGGCTACCCAG GTCCTCCACCTCCATACACCTACGACTGTGAGCTGTACCCTCCACCTCTCCACCCTCCGCCTTACACACCAACTCAGTCTGAGCCGGCCAACTATTCCCCCCCACCTCCTTACCCGGGGTGCATGAGCAAATAA